A stretch of Sphingomonas sp. G-3-2-10 DNA encodes these proteins:
- a CDS encoding TonB-dependent receptor — translation MKKIQIMSALLCSAAFVVSAPAVLAQSAEPDAADTAQSEAPDTANELVVTGSRTITNGNTSPVPVTVVTTETLTSVRPTSLTESIQLLPVFSGSRSQTSNPSATGGVGGGNGVAAQLNLRNIGANRNLVLIDGRRVPPTSISNIVDADVIPQLLIERVDTVTGGVSAVYGSDAVTGVVNFITNKKFSGVRAYVQGGMSEYGDGGQMAAGVAVGGSLFEGRGHFTASYEYRDDQGVDRRSARDWYKRPVVVGSGTAAAPYRLITDATLANLPFGGRITCTGACAINGQYFATDGVLSTFTNGTAYPGTANTQVGGSGGYVDLTMKAEQRMHQLYGRFDFEVSDTVNLFVLGSGTFKRNSFYTDEVQLQSITLSRTNGFLAPAYQAQIPTATFTFNRMLTQPERANAVPESQQLMFTVGLNGKVGGFDWNFAYTRGSSRLSTLLRNNVNNQKLSAALDVVLVGGVPTCYAATQAATAAAYSNCQPLNLFGPTASSIAALDYILDDTLYVAKTNQDDIIADIAGSPFDTWAGPVTVALSGEWRRQTFESTSAATPSMYADCTNLRYNCTPRNVTTGAGTFLYRGTFPSSPQIDQSVWEVAGEVNVPLLKDSAIARSLSVNGAVRYTKYDTVGDYWTWKAGLDWQLTDDLRFRGTLSRDIRAPTLNDLYAPTSVVIVNNQDLLTGATNQVPSVNVPNPNLTAEIGKTMTVGAVYKPGFAPGLSFAVDYYDIQIDGAITTVQGFQPNIQNGCNINGVALYCDLIVRNGAGVVTSWLVRPVNLAQIKTYGVDFEANYAGSLFGQPFSLRGLAAYQPHIRYIQPSVPTIDQGGVAFGSAGLTASPSVRLTAMASYAVTDRLKVSGMYRWRNRMKLWGDPTVVWAPGEGTIAPFGQASLNVAWELPTAGNGKAEVFLNVQNLFDAAPPPANSPGTATSPGGFGGFAITDDPIGRYWTAGVRVKF, via the coding sequence ATGAAAAAGATCCAGATCATGTCGGCTCTGCTTTGCAGCGCTGCTTTTGTTGTTTCGGCGCCGGCCGTTCTTGCTCAGTCAGCCGAGCCCGATGCTGCCGATACTGCGCAGTCCGAAGCGCCGGATACCGCGAACGAACTCGTCGTTACCGGTTCGCGCACGATCACCAACGGCAATACCAGCCCGGTGCCGGTGACGGTGGTGACGACCGAGACGCTGACCAGCGTCCGCCCCACCAGCCTGACCGAATCGATTCAGCTCCTCCCGGTCTTCTCCGGATCGCGCAGCCAGACCAGCAACCCGTCGGCGACCGGCGGCGTGGGCGGCGGCAACGGCGTCGCGGCGCAGCTCAACCTCCGCAACATCGGCGCCAACCGCAACCTCGTCCTGATCGACGGCCGCCGCGTGCCGCCGACCTCGATCAGCAACATCGTCGACGCCGACGTGATCCCGCAGCTGCTGATCGAGCGCGTCGACACGGTCACCGGCGGCGTCTCGGCCGTTTATGGCTCGGACGCGGTGACCGGCGTGGTCAACTTCATCACCAACAAGAAGTTCAGCGGCGTGCGCGCCTATGTTCAGGGCGGCATGTCCGAATATGGCGATGGCGGCCAGATGGCGGCGGGCGTTGCGGTGGGCGGCAGCCTGTTCGAAGGGCGCGGCCATTTCACCGCCAGCTATGAATATCGCGACGATCAGGGCGTCGACCGCCGCTCGGCGCGCGACTGGTACAAGCGCCCGGTGGTGGTGGGCAGCGGCACGGCCGCCGCGCCCTATCGCCTGATCACCGACGCGACCCTGGCCAATCTGCCGTTCGGCGGACGCATCACCTGCACCGGCGCGTGCGCGATCAACGGCCAGTATTTCGCAACCGACGGCGTGCTCAGCACCTTCACCAACGGCACCGCCTATCCGGGCACCGCCAATACCCAGGTCGGCGGATCGGGCGGCTATGTCGACCTGACGATGAAGGCCGAGCAGCGGATGCACCAGCTTTACGGCCGGTTCGATTTCGAAGTCAGCGATACGGTCAATCTGTTCGTGCTGGGCAGCGGCACGTTCAAGCGCAACTCGTTCTACACCGACGAGGTCCAGCTCCAGAGCATCACGCTGAGCCGCACCAACGGCTTCCTCGCGCCGGCCTATCAGGCGCAGATCCCGACCGCGACCTTCACCTTCAACCGGATGCTGACCCAGCCGGAGCGCGCCAACGCGGTGCCGGAATCGCAGCAGCTGATGTTCACCGTCGGGCTGAACGGCAAGGTCGGCGGGTTCGACTGGAACTTCGCCTATACCCGCGGTTCCTCACGCCTCAGCACGCTGCTGCGCAACAACGTCAACAACCAGAAGCTGTCGGCCGCGCTGGACGTGGTGCTCGTCGGCGGGGTGCCCACTTGCTACGCCGCGACGCAGGCGGCGACCGCGGCGGCCTATTCCAACTGCCAGCCGCTCAACCTGTTCGGCCCGACCGCGTCGAGCATCGCCGCGCTCGACTATATCCTCGACGATACGCTGTACGTCGCGAAGACCAATCAGGACGACATCATCGCCGATATCGCGGGCTCGCCGTTCGATACCTGGGCAGGGCCGGTGACGGTCGCGCTGTCGGGCGAATGGCGGCGCCAGACCTTCGAATCGACCAGCGCGGCGACGCCGTCCATGTATGCGGACTGCACCAACCTCCGCTACAACTGCACGCCGCGCAACGTGACCACCGGGGCGGGCACCTTCCTGTATCGCGGGACCTTCCCGTCCAGCCCGCAGATCGACCAGTCGGTGTGGGAAGTGGCGGGCGAAGTGAATGTGCCGCTGCTCAAGGATTCGGCGATCGCCCGCTCGCTCAGCGTCAACGGCGCGGTTCGCTATACAAAGTACGACACGGTAGGCGATTACTGGACGTGGAAGGCCGGTCTCGACTGGCAGCTGACCGACGATCTGCGCTTCCGCGGCACGCTGTCGCGGGACATCCGCGCGCCTACGCTCAACGATCTCTATGCGCCGACGTCGGTGGTGATCGTCAACAATCAGGACCTGCTGACCGGCGCGACCAATCAGGTGCCTTCGGTCAACGTGCCCAACCCGAACCTGACCGCCGAGATCGGCAAGACGATGACGGTGGGCGCGGTGTACAAGCCGGGCTTCGCGCCGGGGCTGAGCTTCGCGGTCGACTATTACGACATCCAGATCGATGGCGCGATCACCACGGTGCAGGGCTTCCAGCCCAACATCCAGAATGGCTGCAACATCAACGGCGTGGCGCTCTATTGCGACCTGATCGTGCGGAACGGCGCGGGCGTGGTCACGTCGTGGCTTGTCCGCCCGGTGAACCTGGCGCAGATCAAGACCTATGGCGTCGATTTCGAGGCCAATTATGCGGGCAGCCTGTTCGGCCAGCCGTTCAGCCTGCGCGGTCTCGCCGCGTACCAGCCGCACATCCGCTATATCCAGCCTTCGGTGCCGACGATCGATCAGGGCGGGGTTGCCTTCGGTTCGGCCGGCCTCACCGCCAGCCCCTCGGTCCGGCTGACCGCGATGGCCAGCTATGCGGTGACCGACCGGCTGAAGGTGAGCGGCATGTATCGCTGGCGCAACCGGATGAAGCTGTGGGGCGATCCCACGGTGGTGTGGGCGCCGGGCGAAGGCACGATCGCGCCGTTCGGTCAGGCGTCGCTCAATGTGGCGTGGGAACTGCCGACGGCCGGCAACGGTAAGGCCGAGGTGTTCCTGAACGTCCAGAACCTGTTCGATGCCGCGCCGCCCCCGGCCAACTCGCCGGGCACCGCGACGTCGCCGGGCGGCTTCGGCGGCTTCGCGATCACCGACGATCCCATCGGCCGCTATTGGACCGCGGGCGTGCGCGTGAAATTCTGA
- a CDS encoding cytochrome b/b6 domain-containing protein: MTGEPADAPIETVPPPRPLTRLWDLPVRIVHWSFALLLPALWWTWRSGDMPTHRLLGYITLGLLIFRLYWGFAGSATARFASFVRGPRAILAYARGLFSKSGERIVGHNPIGALSVIALLGALCVQVALGLFAQDVDGLESGPLAIFVSYDTSDLAGDLHAQVFNLILVFVALHLLAILFYALFKRDNLVTPMITGRKDLGDVDQPLQAPLWRGITGVVLAVAISWWVSEGLPLPGVG, translated from the coding sequence GTGACCGGCGAGCCGGCGGACGCACCGATCGAGACCGTCCCGCCCCCACGGCCGCTGACCCGGCTGTGGGATTTGCCGGTGCGGATCGTCCACTGGAGCTTCGCGCTGCTGCTGCCCGCGCTGTGGTGGACGTGGAGGTCGGGCGACATGCCGACGCACCGGCTGCTCGGCTATATCACGCTCGGGCTGCTGATCTTCCGCCTCTATTGGGGTTTTGCCGGCAGCGCGACCGCGCGCTTCGCTTCGTTCGTGCGCGGCCCGCGCGCGATCCTGGCCTATGCGCGCGGCCTGTTCTCGAAATCGGGTGAGAGGATCGTCGGCCACAACCCGATCGGCGCGCTCAGCGTCATCGCCCTGCTCGGCGCATTATGCGTGCAAGTCGCGCTCGGCCTGTTCGCGCAGGATGTCGATGGACTCGAATCCGGCCCGCTGGCGATCTTCGTGTCCTACGACACGTCCGATCTCGCGGGCGATCTCCACGCTCAGGTCTTCAACCTGATCCTCGTCTTCGTCGCGCTCCATCTGCTGGCGATCCTGTTCTACGCCCTGTTCAAGCGCGACAATCTGGTCACCCCGATGATCACCGGCCGCAAGGATCTGGGCGATGTCGACCAGCCGCTACAGGCGCCGTTGTGGCGCGGCATCACCGGCGTGGTGCTGGCGGTGGCGATCAGCTGGTGGGTGTCGGAAGGCCTGCCGCTGCCGGGCGTGGGCTGA